The following are encoded in a window of Carya illinoinensis cultivar Pawnee chromosome 15, C.illinoinensisPawnee_v1, whole genome shotgun sequence genomic DNA:
- the LOC122295671 gene encoding peroxidase 47, which yields MTSLDLVKMVTANFLGVVVLLEMIVSGFGFRANSMSMNYYMMSCPFAEPIVKNTVMRALQADPTLAAALLRMHFHDCFIEGCDGSILIDSTKDNKAEKDSPANLSLRGYEVIDDAKEELEERCPGVVSCADILAMAARDAVFWAGGPVYDIPKGRKDGRRSKIEDTINLPPPFFNASQLIKMFGQHGFSVQEVVALSGAHTLGVARCSSFKFRLSAADPNLDSDFANTLSKTCSAGDNAEQPFDSTRNNFDNFYFNALQRKAGVLVSDQTLYATTTTRGIVNAYAMNQAMFFFDFQQAMLKMSTLDVKEGSKGEVRESCRKIN from the exons ATGACATCTCTGGATTTAGTTAAGATGGTCACTGCGAATTTTCTTGGTGTAGTTGTACTATTGGAGATGATAGTGAGCGGTTTTGGATTTAGAGCAAACAGTATGAGtatgaattattatatgatGAGTTGCCCATTCGCTGAACCAATTGTGAAGAATACTGTCATGAGAGCTTTGCAAGCCGACCCTACCCTGGCAGCCGCCCTTCTTAGAATGCATTTCCACGACTGCTTCATAGag GGATGTGATGGGTCGATTCTCATTGATTCGACAAAGGATAACAAAGCAGAGAAGGACTCCCCTGCAAATTTGAGCTTGCGGGGATATGAAGTTATTGATGATGCAAAAGAGGAGCTTGAGGAACGATGCCCGGGCGTAGTCTCATGCGCTGACATTCTTGCAATGGCTGCCAGAGATGCAGTTTTCTGG GCTGGGGGTCCAGTATATGACATACCAAAGGGAAGAAAGGACGGTAGGAGGTCTAAAATAGAAGACACGATCAATCTTCCCCCACCCTTCTTCAATGCCTCTCAACTCATTAAGATGTTCGGGCAGCATGGTTTTAGCGTCCAAGAAGTGGTGGCTCTTTCGG GGGCACATACACTAGGAGTTGCAAGATGCTCATCATTCAAATTCAGACTGAGTGCTGCGGATCCAAATTTAGACTCAGATTTTGCAAATACATTGTCCAAAACATGCAGTGCTGGCGATAATGCAGAGCAACCCTTTGATTCGACGAGGAACAATTTCGATAATTTCTACTTCAATGCATTGCAAAGGAAAGCCGGGGTGCTTGTTTCAGATCAAACATTGTATGCGACAACTACAACAAGAGGCATCGTCAATGCCTATGCGATGAACCAAGCCATGttcttctttgatttccaacaGGCAATGCTCAAAATGAGTACACTTGATGTTAAAGAAGGATCAAAAGGCGAAGTACGAGAATCTTGCCGTAAAAttaactga
- the LOC122296225 gene encoding vesicle transport protein SFT2B isoform X2, whose amino-acid sequence MDKMNQAFEKMKMLVGMEVEDEHEAAALEENSSLSFMDDFNRNCTLSTKQRFNGFAICFVAGLTCTLLSMLVFFNPIKFGLTFTLGNLLSIGSTGFLIGPKRQVAMMLDPVRIYATAIYLASSQQIVDTSGNYFRVWCTNMV is encoded by the exons ATGGATAAGATGAACCAGGCATTTGAGAAGATGAAGATGCTAGTGGGAATGGAGGTGGAAGACGAACACGAAGCTGCAGCGCTAGAAGAGAACAGCTCCTTATCCTTCATGGACGACTTCAATCGCAACTGCACCCTGTCTACAAAACAG AGGTTTAATGGTTTCGCCATATGCTTCGTTGCCGGTTTGACTTGTACACTCTTG TCAATGCTGGTTTTCTTCAATCCCATCAAGTTTGGATTGACTTTCACGCTTGGCAATCTTCTTTCGATTGGAAG CACAGGATTTCTCATAGGCCCTAAGAGGCAAGTGGCAATGATGCTTGACCCTGTTCGTATTTATGCAACAGCCATATACCTTGCAA GTTCACAACAGATTGTTGACACTTCTGGCAATTATTTTAGAGTTTGGTGCACTAATATG GTATAG
- the LOC122296225 gene encoding vesicle transport protein SFT2B isoform X1: protein MDKMNQAFEKMKMLVGMEVEDEHEAAALEENSSLSFMDDFNRNCTLSTKQRFNGFAICFVAGLTCTLLSMLVFFNPIKFGLTFTLGNLLSIGSTGFLIGPKRQVAMMLDPVRIYATAIYLASMIIALFCALYVHNRLLTLLAIILEFGALIWYSLSYIPFARSMVSKVMVSCFDTDF, encoded by the exons ATGGATAAGATGAACCAGGCATTTGAGAAGATGAAGATGCTAGTGGGAATGGAGGTGGAAGACGAACACGAAGCTGCAGCGCTAGAAGAGAACAGCTCCTTATCCTTCATGGACGACTTCAATCGCAACTGCACCCTGTCTACAAAACAG AGGTTTAATGGTTTCGCCATATGCTTCGTTGCCGGTTTGACTTGTACACTCTTG TCAATGCTGGTTTTCTTCAATCCCATCAAGTTTGGATTGACTTTCACGCTTGGCAATCTTCTTTCGATTGGAAG CACAGGATTTCTCATAGGCCCTAAGAGGCAAGTGGCAATGATGCTTGACCCTGTTCGTATTTATGCAACAGCCATATACCTTGCAAGTATGATCATCGCCTTGTTTTGTGCTCTCTAT GTTCACAACAGATTGTTGACACTTCTGGCAATTATTTTAGAGTTTGGTGCACTAATATG GTATAGCTTGAGCTACATCCCTTTTGCGAGGTCCATGGTTTCAAAGGTCATGGTTTCCTGTTTTGATACTGATTTTTAG
- the LOC122296224 gene encoding 50S ribosomal protein L22, chloroplastic-like yields the protein MVGWQRHIQFVLHRFGKRVEYNYNASANFSLVRLESSTFTSELPYLQRPWRPPSANISRPLYQFFQQLGISSSRKLLADLSEESAIPSPLTPVLALNSGKSDDQNQKAVSKPSKVQAVLKGIKQSPKKVNLVAALVRGMRVEDALLQLQVTVKRAAKTVYQVIHSARANATHNYGLDPDRLLVAESFVGKGLFKKRVSYHAKGKCGIKVRPECRLTVVVREMTAEEEAEIARLRVHNFRRLTKRERRLVPHKLIETTPIWNRKGKAREPSGMAA from the exons ATGGTGGGCTGGCAGAGACACATACAATTTGTACTTCATCGCTTTGGGAAAAGAGTGGAATATAATTACAATGCATCTGCCAACTTTTCCTTGGTTCGCTTGGAATCCTCCACTTTTACAA GTGAGTTACCTTATTTGCAGAGACCATGGAGACCACCTTCTGCAAACATCTCAAGGCCtttgtatcaattttttcaaCAATTG GGAATTTCTAGTTCTAGGAAGTTACTAGCAGATTTGTCTGAAGAATCAGCCATCCCATCTCCATTGACTCCTGTGTTGGCATTAAATAGTGGAAAAAGTGATGACCAGAACCAGAAAGCAGTCTCTAAACCTTCTAAGGTTCAAGCTGTCTTAAAGGGCATTAAACAG AGTCCAAAGAAGGTCAACTTGGTTGCTGCTTTAGTTCGTGGCATGCGAGTTGAAGATGCATTGTTGCAGTTGCAAGTGACAGTAAAGCGAGCTGCAAAAACTGTATATCAA GTTATTCACTCAGCCCGAGCAAATGCAACACATAACTATGGACTGGATCCAGATCGTCTCCTCGTTG CTGAGTCATTTGTTGGGAAAGGATTATTTAAAAAGAGGGTTTCCTACCATGCTAAAGGAAAATGTGGAATCAAAGTGAGACCCGAGTGCCGACTGACAGTAGTAGTAAGGGAGATGACTGCTGAAGAGGAGGCTGAGATAGCCAGACTCAGAGTCCACAATTTCCGCAGGCTCACTAAGCGAGAAAGGCGGCTTGTACCTCATAAGCTTATTGAGACGACTCCAATCTGGAATCGCAAGGGCAAAGCTCGTGAACCAAGTGGCATGGCTGCATGA
- the LOC122297701 gene encoding zinc-finger homeodomain protein 4-like: MNNSTQQAEIPLPRNDLCHAHKKVVRYKECHKNHAAEKGGNATDGCGEFMPNGDEGTVEALECSACNCHRNFHRKEIESDSCSSQCYRTTPTILNINARRSPNWAHHEDQYNAVLGSSIGCPTNTMIISYRSGSVPSESTDEKEDAYGSCPVARPADKVKKRFRTKFTKEQKEKMLSFAGKAGWRMQKLEESVVQQFCQETGINKRVLKVWMHNNKHHFAKKNSTS, encoded by the coding sequence atgaataaTTCAACCCAACAAGCAGAAATACCGCTTCCAAGAAACGACTTATGTCATGCTCACAAGAAAGTGGTGAGGTACAAGGAGTGCCACAAGAACCATGCAGCTGAAAAGGGTGGGAATGCAACTGATGGTTGTGGAGAGTTCATGCCAAATGGAGATGAAGGCACCGTTGAAGCCCTAGAGTGCTCAGCCTGCAACTGCCACAGAAATTTCCACAGGAAAGAGATTGAATCTGACTCATGCTCCTCTCAATGTTATCGCACTACTCCAACCATACTCAACATCAATGCTAGGAGATCACCCAACTGGGCCCATCATGAAGATCAGTACAATGCAGTTCTGGGGTCATCCATTGGGTGCCCTACAAATACAATGATAATTTCCTACAGAAGTGGGTCGGTCCCCTCAGAATCGACGGATGAGAAGGAAGATGCATATGGGAGCTGTCCTGTGGCAAGGCCAGCTGATAAGGTGAAAAAGAGGTTTAGGACCAAGTTTACGAAAGAGCAGAAGGAAAAGATGTTGAGCTTTGCAGGAAAGGCTGGTTGGAGAATGCAGAAGCTAGAAGAATCTGTTGTGCAGCAGTTCTGCCAAGAGACTGGGATCAATAAGAGAGTTCTAAAGGTGTGGATGCATAACAACAAACACCACTTTGCAAAGAAAAACTCCACTAGCTAG
- the LOC122297440 gene encoding extradiol ring-cleavage dioxygenase-like → MDTFYISHGSPTLSIDEEIPARHFLKAWKDKGFCRRPTSILVVSGHWDTPVPSVNVISGPNQTIHDFYNFPKHMYKLKYPAPGAPELAKRVKELLKASGFERVDEDRKRGLDHGAWVPLMLMYPEADIPGCQLSVQSDRDGTYHYNLGKALAPLKEEGVLIMGSGSATHNLRNILRRDSPVPSWALDFDSWLKDALVEGRYEDVNHWDEKAPCAKLAHPWPDHFYPLHVAMGAAGENAKAKLIHHSWDMGTLSYASYQFTAAIN, encoded by the exons ATGGACACGTTCTACATTTCGCATGGATCGCCGACGCTGTCAATTGACGAGGAGATACCAGCTAGGCATTTCTTAAAAGCTTGGAAGGACAAAGGTTTTTGCCGGAGGCCCACTTCCATTCTCGTTGTTTCCGGCCACTGGGACACCCCTGTGCCCTCCGTCAACGTCATATCCGGCCCCAACCAAACCATCCACGATTTTTATAATTTCCCCAAACATATGTACAAG CTCAAGTACCCTGCACCAGGAGCTCCAGAACTGGCTAAGAGGGTGAAGGAACTGCTCAAAGCATCAGGCTTCGAGCGTGTTGATGAAGATAGAAAACGAGGGCTTGACCATGGTGCATGGGTCCCCCTAATGTTAATGTATCCAGAGGCCGATATCCCAGGGTGCCAACTCTCCGTTCAATCAGATAGGGATGGCACTTATCACTACAACTTGGGGAAGGCTTTAGCCCCTCTTAAGGAGGAAGGTGTTCTCATCATGGGTTCTGGTAGTGCTACTCATAACCTGAGAAACATTTTACGCAGGGACAGTCCCGTTCCTTCTTGGGCTTTGGATTTTGATAGCTGGCTTAAAGATGCTCTTGTTGAAGGAAG GTATGAAGACGTGAATCATTGGGATGAGAAGGCACCATGTGCAAAATTGGCTCACCCCTGGCCGGATCACTTTTACCCATTGCATGTTGCCATGGGTGCCGCTGGTGAGAATGCTAAGGCTAAACTAATTCACCATAGCTGGGACATGGGTACTCTTTCTTATGCCTCTTACCAGTTCACAGCAGCTATCAATTGA